The stretch of DNA ACCCACAAGCGACGGTGGTAACGGCACCTATTGTTAAGCCTAATACGGTCTGCATCAGGCTCGCAGCGGAAAAATATTTATGCATTGAGACCGCGAAACTTGGGCGCCGTGAACTCTCCCTCTTGGAACTGTTGACTCAAACCAAAGCACCCCAAGCCGCCATTGATACGTGGTCGAACTTTTTGACTGGCGAAGCCACAGTTGCACCACACACCACGGCAAAACAACTGCAGTTACTCCACTTTCAGGTTCGTTTTACCGACGACAGCCAGCATCATCACCAGTGGCTTGCAGCTTTAAGCGACTTGTTTAATGATGTCGTGCATCGTACTTTTACGACCGAAAATGATGGCTATTTATTACTAGCTGATCCCATCAGCCCCTTGACACAACCGGATTTGACCGGCTTATTAGATTTGTTAGATAACGATTTTTATACCAATACCCATCTATTTATTGGGAGCCGTCACGGTGATGTTCAAACGCTACCAGCCGCATATCGTTTGGAACGTCAACTTTTCGAGCAAAACCACAAACAAGCGGTCGGTACTTTAAGCAGTGCAATGTTACCTTACTTAGCCACGGTTCATCACACCGCACTAGATACTTTGACCAATGAGCTACTGACAGATCCTGATAACCAACAATTGATCACGGCTTTATATCAAACTCAGGGTAACGTCCGCCAAGCGGCAGCTCACCTCTTCTTGCACCGCAACACCTTGTTATATCGGATCGATAAGTTTGAGCGGTGCAGCGGGTTTAATCTGAAAGCCATGGATGATCTTGTGTACTGCTACTTATTAACGTTAGCCCAAACAAACAATTGAAAATTAGCTGATTGCAATAAAGTAAAAGCGACGAAACCTTACACAAAAGTTTCGTCGCTTTTCTTATCTAATTATTTATAACATATTAGAACCATCAGAAATTTTTCACGCTACACAATTCCCTCAATCAGCCCCACAAAAATGGCCAATATCAACAAGTTGCATCCATCTTAACTTGTTTAGAGAGAATGACTAACCATTGGTAAAATATCAATATTCATCATCGTCGTCATAGTACTCATCAAGTTTACTAGGTGCCTCAATGACTCGCAGTGGCCGCTGCTTACTCAATGTTTTTATTTTTAGATTTAACTTTTCTCGTTGTGACAAACTCACTTCAAATGGAACTGAACCGGTCGCCGCAATTTGTTGATACAAAGCGTTTATCAACGTCGTCGAATTCATTCCTAGCGCAACTAAAATACGATCAACCTCTTCTGATAAATCAGAATCAATAGAAACTTGGATCTTTTGTTTTTGTGTTGTCATGTGACCATTACCTCGTATAACTGCATTAGACTACTCTCAAATAACAGACGCTAGTGCCAATTCATCACAAGTTCAATTCCTATAGTCCTTAAAAAGGGCGAGTCTCAGCACATCCAGAGCTGAAACTCGCCTTTTCGACCTCAAGCTAAGGTCGTCCAAATTAATTGTAAATTCAAAATAACTAAAATTACTGCCACGATCCATGAAGTGTACTTAACCCAGGGCCGGTTAGCAAAGACACCCATCAATTTTTTATCACTAGTAAAAATAATCAATGGAATCATCGCAAATGGCAACGCAATCGACAAGAATACTTGCGAGAACGTTAACAGGCTTTCGATTTTTGCTTCATTACCATGATAGTAAACCGCGAAAATCAACACTGGTGTAATCGACATCAACCGTGTCAATAATCGTTGCGCCCAAAGCGGCATCCGCAAATGAATAAAGCCTTCCATGATGATCTGACCCGCTAAAGTACCAGTAATCGTGGAGCTTTGCCCTGAAGCGAGTAATGCAATTGCGAATAACATACTAAGCATTGGACTAGCAATCGCACCCACGATTTTGGAATTGTTCAGTGCATTGAACAAATCCGCAAAACGACCAAGATCACTATGCGTTCCGAAGAACAACGCTGCACCAAGAATCAGTAACAAACTGTTAACAACAAACGCTAAAGTCAGCTGAATATTCGAATCCGCAATCGTGAATCGAATAGTCTTACGAACTGACGCTTCATCATGAATGTCATACTTTCGAGTTTGAGAAATTGATGAGCCTAAATACAAATCATGCGGCATCACGGTCGCACCAACGATCCCCAAGGCCAAGTACAGCATTGGTTGATTGGTCAAAATTTCTGCCCGTGGCACATAACCGCCTAAAACACCCAAGGCATTCGGCTTTGATAAGAAGACTTCATAAGCAAAAACAAAGAGAATCACCGCAACCAGTGTCGCGACGATAGCTTCAATCTTGTGGAAGCCTAATTTCATCAAGAACAATAAGATCAAAACATCAAATGCCGTAATCGTGATCCCCACAATCAGTGGAAAACCGAATAAGAGTTCCAGCGCAATCCCTGAACCAATAATTTCAGCGATATCTGTCGCCATAATGGCCAGTTCTGTGATGACCCACAAACCCAGTCCGGCCCACTTTGAGGTGCGCTCACGAGTTAGTTGAGCTAAATCACGTCCGGTCACAATGCCTAATCGCGCTGACATCGCTTGTAGTAGCATCGCAATTAAACTAGAAAGTAAAACCACGCTCAGTAAGGTGTACTTAAAACTCGCACCCCCACCGATCGACGTGATCCAATTCCCAGGGTCCATATACCCAACCGCAATTAGCGCGCCTGGCCCCGTGTAAGCCAGCAAAGTTCGAAAATACCCTTTATCTTCAGGGACTTCAATCGTCCCATTGATTTCATCCAAACTTTTGCGTTGGGTCCCAGTTTCTTCAATAAATTTACTGGATTTTTTCTTTTCGCCCGTTTTCTTTTTCAAAACGGTACGCCCTCTTTCCACGTCTCTGCAACTCCTGAGGGGGTTGAGTTTAAATTTTTAGTTTAACGCACAACGATTACGGAGATTGGCGCTTTCCGCGCTAACCGCGGCCCAATCGCTCCCGCAATCTTTGAATGTGCAAATTGTGTATCGGCACCCGTAACTAACAAGTCCGGTTTAAAATCCGGAATCACTTGTTCTAGGATCACATCGTCGACATCCCCGCCTTCGTAGACGAGTGGTTCAACTTCAGCGATACCATCCTTTTTGGCTAAGTCAACATAGTCTTGAACTACTTGTTCAACATGTCTTCGCTTCGCCTGAATCTTTGATGGCGTGAGTGAATCAAAAATATTGATATCTTCACTCTCCATCACGGAAACGATTCCCAACGGCACCTCGTAATCACGCGCTAACGTGGTGGCATACCGAAAAGCCCGTTCAGAAGATGTATTGTCATCCTCATCCACGGTCAACAGAATCCGTCGATAGATTAATGGGTCATTCATTTTAGAACTATCCATAGTGTGTTACCCTCCTCATTGATTTGAATTGGTAATTGCACTGTTATTATAACCCTTTCGTTCAGTCCGTGTGGCGGTTCATCACTTCTTTTTAAGGTTGGCTAAGACTCGCTTGGTAAGGCCGCTAATGTTTGCTGCAACCAACCAACGTAGTAATTTTCTCGCCCCAAAGCATGTTGCAAAATTAAGTAATGACCAAAATTTTCAGTCTGTGAGGCTTTGGTGGGAAAGACCGTGGTCAACCGTGCCTGTAAATGTTGCAATTTTTCAGCATGTAATCGGAGTTGCTCAGTTAGCATCTCTGGCAAACGAGGATCGCGATTCGTTCGCACAAAGTAAAGTTTTAAAATGAACTCATCCTTTGTCGCCGTTAATTCAGGCGTCCCTGTTGTGATCCATGTCGTTAAACTCGCTTGTCCGGTTTCCGTGATATGATAAAGCTTTTTTTCTAGCTTCTCACCACTGATCATCACTTCATGCGTGATCAACCCTTGTGCTTCCAATCGTTTAAGTTGCGGATAAATTTGACTGTGTTGTGCTTGCCAAAATTCCCCAATTTCGTGGTCAAAGGCTTTCGTTAAATCATAACCAGTCAACGGTTGCTGATTTAGGAGCCCGAGAATAATGAATTGTAGTTTGTTTTTTTGCGCCATGAGTGATTCCTCCTTGACGAATGATTAACTTCAGTATACACTAACCTTGTTGTTTAAAACATGTAATAAATTACACGTTTTAATTTACTCATTCTAAATGAAGAGGGCTTAATCAAATGACAAAAACATTTAAAACTTTAGACGACTTTTTAGGGACCCACTTTATCTATACTTATGATAACGGTTGGGAATATGAATGGTATGCCAAGAACGATCACACCGTTGATTACCGGATCCATGGCGGCATGGTTGCGGGGCGTTGGGTCAAAGACCAAGAAGCTAATATTGTCATGCTAACTGAAGGTATCTACAAGGTTGCCTAGACGGAGCCCACCGGTACAGACGTGGCTTTAGACTTTTTACCTAACGAAGGCAAAGTTAACGGCACGATTTTCTTCCCTAAATGGGTTCAAGATCATCCAGAGATTACGGTGACTTTCCAAAATGAGCATATTGCATTGATGGAAGCTTCTCGTGAAAAGTACGCTACCTATCCTAAGTTGGTTGTTCCAGAATTTGCCACGATCACCTATATGGGTGATGCGGGTCAAAACAACGACGAAGTCATTAGTGAAGCACCCTACGCTGGTCTCCCAGACGAAATCCGTAATGGTCATTACTTCGACAAGAATTATCATCGTTTAACTAAATAATGTTTCACGTGGAACATTAAAACGGCCGTCACAAAAGTGGCGACCGTTTTCTTTTATTTACCGATACAATCATGTTTAGCCCGTCAGCTAAGCTATTTAACACCTATGCGATTACGTCGTCTCCACTAAACCGAATAGGTCACTCAGTTCATGAATCAATCCTAATTAAACTTGAAGCCACGTTTCTGGTCCCTTTAACTTTGCTTCAAAATCTGATGAAAACTTATTTCATGGAAGACCGCTCTCTCTTGAATGATATCTGCTGGAGGTTCTACTTTGCCAACTAATCATCCTACCGAGAGAAATTCTACGCTAACATTAGGAAAAGATGCAAAAAGCCCATTATAAGTCTCATAATGGGTCACAGCAGTGCTAGTTCAGTTTTGTGAACTAGTGTAAATTCAACGCAACATACTGTTCAGTATGGGTATCACGCAAGGTATAATTTGGCGGTAAAGCGTCTCGATCAGCTTTCACCACTTGAAAACCGACGCGCGAATAAAACTTGAGAGCCCCTTCATTAGCCATGACACACTTTAAAGTAAGCGGCTCAGTCGCATATTGACGCATCTCTGTCAGCAAACTTTCGCCGACGCCCATTTTACGAAAATCAGGCGCAATGAAGAGCAAGTGAATAAAATTTGCCAGCCGGTACAACGAGCAAAAGCCTGCTAAACGACCATTGATCCAAGCTACGCGGACAAATTCACCACGACTATCATGCTCAAAATCCGCCAGTCTGGGATCCGTGACCCACGGAAACTCCTGTTGCCGGTCAATCAAATAAAGTTCAGCTAACTCGGCCTGATCGGCCAAAGTCGCCGTTTTAATTTCAATCGTTGTCATCGTAATCACGCTCCCCCCATCATTAAGGCTATTATGCTTGTTTTATAAATATAATACAACTATCTAAAAAGGGCTGCCCACGTTAGACAGCCCCAATAGCTAAGCTAGTAAATCCATTGCACGAATAAAGCTAACTTGCTTGAACTCTTCCTCAAAATATTTTCGAAAAGTTTGCTGATACGGTGCCACTTCACGATACTTTGCTAATAAATACTCATCAGTCGATTGTTTTAACTGTTTTACAGGAAATATTAGATGATAAGGATCGAAGAAAATGACGGCCAACCAATTCTTTTCTTTGCTCGTCCCTGGTTCGCTCACAGCGTACACTAAAAACACTCTAAACGCTGAACGCCGCGTCAGTTGATTCGGATCGTTATCCATATCTGCTTCACGAATACCATCGTGATATTCATCTAATACATTATCAGGCAAATATTTATGCAAGACACTCATGATTCGCGCGCTATTTGACCGATGAAAGTCTACTGGAGTCGTTCGCTTTAATATTAATTGTGGCTTGCGACAAACAGCTTTAATATCCGCCTCAATCCGATTACCCATGATGAACATTTCATCAGGAATAAAGTTAGAGAAATACAAGATCGGATCCCGTTGACAATCTAAACAGGTTTCTAGAAAAACAACTTCAGCATCCGCATTATGCACCTCTAAAGATAAGTTCTTGTGCCCATTCATTAAGCTTATCCCAGCATCAATTTTAGGACTGCGCTTCGCTTTTTGATTGAATAACTTAAGATTAAATTTGGGATTGTTGTTTGACATAGCCGATATAGTCCTCTTTAATCGCTTCATTACTCATCTTGCTATGATTTTCGTTTTTAAATGCAAGTTGCCAAGCGCGATCCTGATGTGATCGTTCAACTAGGCCAAAATCATTTACGGTATTAATTTGGTCAGCCAAGTCATCGATAAACGATAAAACCTCTTTGCCATTTTCGGTTTGTGGTTTATAGTTATCTGGAATATTTTTAAAGTCACCACTCTTATATTCCGCATAAACTTTATTTAATACTGGACCATATCGCCAAGCTTCAAACTGAGCTTGAAACAGTTCTTTAGGATAACGTTCACTTTGCAAGCTAAACTCGTTCTTGTCATCTGAATAATCAATATTTCCATAGGTTGCAGCGTAAAATGCCCAAAGAAAATATAGTCCTTTTTGAACTTTTAATGGTGTTGGGTTGTCAAACCGATGCACAAGATGTGCAATCAAAACCGTGACATCCTCGAATACATAATGCTCTTCACTCATGGGATCCCCCTCATTCTTTCAGCAACTATATCATACATCTATTAATTACGTGAAAGGAACTGATTTCAGCCAACTTTATTTGCGTTATCCAGCCACATTCATGAAAACTAGCATTCACCACTACACAAGCGGTATAATACAGCATAATCTGTCACGATGAAAGCAGGGGAAAAATGCGAACAGCAATTGTTACCGATAGCGCGAGTTACTTATCGGCCGCCGATATTAAGAAATATCATATTTTTGTAGTACCAATCACCGTTATCTTTGGCCAACAAACTTACTTGGAAAACGTTGAAATGACGTCCAAAGAATTTTACGAACGGATGCGGACTGCGCCAGAATTACCAAGCACGACGCAGATCACGCTTGGTCAAATGCAGCAAATGTACGACCAATTGGCTGCGGATGGCTATGATGCCGTTATTAGTATTCATCTTTCTTCTGGCATCACCAGTTTCATCACAAACCTTGAAAGCTATCTACCGAACGTTACTAACATTAAAGTTTACCCGTTCGATTCCTTGATTACGGCCGCGGGTGAAGCAAATATGGCTTTACTAGCTGCGAAGCTGATTGCCGCGGGGAAAACACCAGAAGACGTGATTGAACAACTACAACATTTGCGCGATACGACCGAAGTTTACTTTGTCGTCGATAATCTCAGTCACTTAGTTCGCACGGGACGGCTTTCTAATGCGTCACGACTGGTCGGCAATTTGTTACGCATCAAACCCGTCTTAACTTTTGAAGATGGTAAGATCGTCGCAATCGAAAAGGAACGAACCATGCGCCGGGCTTATGCCGCCATCAAAGCCAAATTAGCGGCGGCCATCGAAGCAACTGATTATCCGCTGCGTATCACGATTGTTAACGGGAATAATCCCAAGTTACAAGCCGCATGGGTAGCCGATATCAGCGAAAGTTTTCCTGACTTGACCATTGACCAAAGTGAAATTGGCCCAGTAGTCGGCGTCCACGTCGGTGAAGGTGTCATGGGGTTATTTTGGGCTAAGGATTGGGAAAAATGGCCCGAATAGTTTAAGCAAAACAACCAAAAGGAGCCTCGCAACGTTCAGTTGTGGAGGCTCCTTTAATTAAGCTTGATGTTTCTTCTTCTTTTTACCTTTTTTCTTACCAGTCGGAACTTCAGCCTTCGCGACAAGTTTGCGGGCTTTCTTCAATAATTTCTTGTGTCCGGTCGCATCTAATTGTTCCCAAAGGATCGCTAGCTCCGGGGCAATCGCCGGCGTCGCAGCAACTGCAGGCGCGGCAGCAGCGGGGACCGTCGCTCCGAGCAACCATTCTGGTTCCACGTCCAACGCCTGCGCCAATGTGACGACTTTATCATGTTTTGCCACATATTTGCTACTCAACCACTGACTGATTGAGGAACGACCGATGCCAGTCGTTTTAGCTAATTGTGCGGAGGTGATTTGGGCTTGTTGCATCGCCTTTTTAAGTCGTTCTGCAAAAATACTCATCTGATTTCCTCCTGTCATGATTTAGTGCAACGGATCCCAAGCTGGCAAACGCCGCGCGGGTTCCTTGAGCAACGCTTGAAATTCTGGTGCCAAGAAGTGCTTGTGAACCACTACTTCATAAACATAGTCGTCAAACCAGTCTTGCGTCATCACAAAGTAACCTTTATCACCATTTTCTGAGCCCCAACTATTTTCAACTTTCCATTTAGTTGGCGTATCAGCGACGATATCGACACCCGTCAACGTCATCGCATGACTCACTTCGCCTTCGCCTGTCTGTAACCGTTGCGCTTTGGTCAAATGGCCGTTAATTCCAAATAATTTAGCGGTTTCATACAAGTGTGCATCCAAATAGCCCGCTTTTCGATCCATTTGCTGCAAAACGTCATTGCCAAACCAGATCGTTTCACCTGATTTGAGCTGTTGCACAGCAACATCCGTCAAAACGCCCATATCAACGTTCAAAAACTCGATTGGCCGTCCCCCGATGACATTATCTTCATCCGGCAAGCTATATAACTGATTGAGCGGCTTGTCAGGCGAATTAGTGACGACCACATAATCATCTAAGTCAGTTTCAAAATAATTTTGATAGAATGCTTGTGGTGTAAGTTGTGCGGTTCGATGATAATTTTTATCATCATCACGATAGGCCAAATCAAACGTGGTCGGTGGCTCGCCAAATGAATAAACCGCGATCCGATAGACCTCTTGTAACATACTCTTTTCAAGTGACTGTAATTCTGCTTCATCCGCGCCATTCATGACCAGTTGACGTAACTTCAAGCCATCTTTACGTAGTTTGCGACTCATGACTGCTTGAAAATCAGTCGTATTAGTCGTATTAAACGTTTCTGGCATCGCACTCGCTGGCACAACCCCGTATTTTTGTACGAGACTCGCCGCCATTGCCCATTGACCCCCGTCTTCACCCGGATTATCAAATAGGAATTGGACTAAGCGGTCACTGATTGGTTGGCGAGCCGTCTGTTCAACATTACGGTAAAATATGTTAGCTCGTTCAATTTTATCCCAGAAGAACAAATAATTTTCTGATAATTCAAAATCTTTAACATGATATTTTGTCGCAAATTTATGCCGTAAAGTGTTGAGTAGTGAAAACTCCCAACAGCGGCCACTGTGCTTTTGATTGCTGACCTTGCCAGTAGGTAAATCAATTGAAAAGGTTCGATCTAAACGAGTCGCGGCCTGATTATCATAGCTCGTGGCTTTGATGCCATTCTTAGTGATTGCACGCGTTAAAACTGGCGCTAACTGATGCTCTGCCTGCTTTGCACGTAAAGCGGCTAAAGCCGTTTTTGTCAATTCAGTTGCCATTTAATTACCTCCATCAATACTCATTTAAAATTAATTTCATATCATTGGTCACAATTCTAGCCTTGTTGTGCTTGGAGTTCAATGGAAATGAACAGCTTTTGTTTACTTTTCTAAACAAAAAGGGCGATTAAGCCATTTTAACTGGTTTAGTCACCCTTTTAACTTAATCAGCCGCTAAAAATTTCAGCATGACTTGATTGAATTTTTCGGTTTGTTCCGCCATCACAATATGTCCAGATTCAGGCATCACAAAAGCTTGCCCCTGTGGCGCTAACTTCGCACTTGCGGCCGCATGGTCAGCTGACCAAAAAGGACTCTTTTCCCCAGCTATAAATAAAACTGGTACGGTGACTTGTGCAATCACGTCCCGCCAATCCTGAAACGCATGATCGTACAATAATGGTCGATTCAACACATAGTCGAACACCGTCGTTCCTTGCGCGGCTTTGACCGCTCGATAAGTTTCGTCATCAATATGTTTATACGTGGTATGCACTTGATACATGGCCTCCGCCGCTTGCGGAAAGTTATCCCAAGTTAAATCAAGCATGCCATAGGGCCAAGTCACATCTGTGATCATCTTAGGTGACTGATCAACACTGATAATTTTACGAATTAAGCCATCACCATACAATGAACAATAAGCCCAAATCGTCGCGGCACCCATGGAGTTACCCATCAAATCAACATTTGTTAAATTCAACGCTGCCAATAATTCTGCCACGTCTTTCCCTTGGCGACTCATCCGTAGTCCTTTGACCGTCGTCTGTGAATGACCATGATTGCGCCGGTCCAAATTAATGACC from Lactiplantibacillus brownii encodes:
- a CDS encoding GNAT family N-acetyltransferase; amino-acid sequence: MTTIEIKTATLADQAELAELYLIDRQQEFPWVTDPRLADFEHDSRGEFVRVAWINGRLAGFCSLYRLANFIHLLFIAPDFRKMGVGESLLTEMRQYATEPLTLKCVMANEGALKFYSRVGFQVVKADRDALPPNYTLRDTHTEQYVALNLH
- a CDS encoding alpha/beta fold hydrolase gives rise to the protein MRFTTSDGVRLTYDDIGQGQPILIMTGYAGFKEIWRAQVATLVAQGYRVINLDRRNHGHSQTTVKGLRMSRQGKDVAELLAALNLTNVDLMGNSMGAATIWAYCSLYGDGLIRKIISVDQSPKMITDVTWPYGMLDLTWDNFPQAAEAMYQVHTTYKHIDDETYRAVKAAQGTTVFDYVLNRPLLYDHAFQDWRDVIAQVTVPVLFIAGEKSPFWSADHAAASAKLAPQGQAFVMPESGHIVMAEQTEKFNQVMLKFLAAD
- a CDS encoding Nramp family divalent metal transporter — protein: MKKKTGEKKKSSKFIEETGTQRKSLDEINGTIEVPEDKGYFRTLLAYTGPGALIAVGYMDPGNWITSIGGGASFKYTLLSVVLLSSLIAMLLQAMSARLGIVTGRDLAQLTRERTSKWAGLGLWVITELAIMATDIAEIIGSGIALELLFGFPLIVGITITAFDVLILLFLMKLGFHKIEAIVATLVAVILFVFAYEVFLSKPNALGVLGGYVPRAEILTNQPMLYLALGIVGATVMPHDLYLGSSISQTRKYDIHDEASVRKTIRFTIADSNIQLTLAFVVNSLLLILGAALFFGTHSDLGRFADLFNALNNSKIVGAIASPMLSMLFAIALLASGQSSTITGTLAGQIIMEGFIHLRMPLWAQRLLTRLMSITPVLIFAVYYHGNEAKIESLLTFSQVFLSIALPFAMIPLIIFTSDKKLMGVFANRPWVKYTSWIVAVILVILNLQLIWTTLA
- a CDS encoding universal stress protein — encoded protein: MDSSKMNDPLIYRRILLTVDEDDNTSSERAFRYATTLARDYEVPLGIVSVMESEDINIFDSLTPSKIQAKRRHVEQVVQDYVDLAKKDGIAEVEPLVYEGGDVDDVILEQVIPDFKPDLLVTGADTQFAHSKIAGAIGPRLARKAPISVIVVR
- a CDS encoding Panacea domain-containing protein; its protein translation is MSEEHYVFEDVTVLIAHLVHRFDNPTPLKVQKGLYFLWAFYAATYGNIDYSDDKNEFSLQSERYPKELFQAQFEAWRYGPVLNKVYAEYKSGDFKNIPDNYKPQTENGKEVLSFIDDLADQINTVNDFGLVERSHQDRAWQLAFKNENHSKMSNEAIKEDYIGYVKQQSQI
- a CDS encoding PadR family transcriptional regulator — protein: MAQKNKLQFIILGLLNQQPLTGYDLTKAFDHEIGEFWQAQHSQIYPQLKRLEAQGLITHEVMISGEKLEKKLYHITETGQASLTTWITTGTPELTATKDEFILKLYFVRTNRDPRLPEMLTEQLRLHAEKLQHLQARLTTVFPTKASQTENFGHYLILQHALGRENYYVGWLQQTLAALPSES
- a CDS encoding C1 family peptidase; translation: MATELTKTALAALRAKQAEHQLAPVLTRAITKNGIKATSYDNQAATRLDRTFSIDLPTGKVSNQKHSGRCWEFSLLNTLRHKFATKYHVKDFELSENYLFFWDKIERANIFYRNVEQTARQPISDRLVQFLFDNPGEDGGQWAMAASLVQKYGVVPASAMPETFNTTNTTDFQAVMSRKLRKDGLKLRQLVMNGADEAELQSLEKSMLQEVYRIAVYSFGEPPTTFDLAYRDDDKNYHRTAQLTPQAFYQNYFETDLDDYVVVTNSPDKPLNQLYSLPDEDNVIGGRPIEFLNVDMGVLTDVAVQQLKSGETIWFGNDVLQQMDRKAGYLDAHLYETAKLFGINGHLTKAQRLQTGEGEVSHAMTLTGVDIVADTPTKWKVENSWGSENGDKGYFVMTQDWFDDYVYEVVVHKHFLAPEFQALLKEPARRLPAWDPLH
- a CDS encoding helix-turn-helix domain-containing protein, whose product is MNVQQLQLIYPQATVVTAPIVKPNTVCIRLAAEKYLCIETAKLGRRELSLLELLTQTKAPQAAIDTWSNFLTGEATVAPHTTAKQLQLLHFQVRFTDDSQHHHQWLAALSDLFNDVVHRTFTTENDGYLLLADPISPLTQPDLTGLLDLLDNDFYTNTHLFIGSRHGDVQTLPAAYRLERQLFEQNHKQAVGTLSSAMLPYLATVHHTALDTLTNELLTDPDNQQLITALYQTQGNVRQAAAHLFLHRNTLLYRIDKFERCSGFNLKAMDDLVYCYLLTLAQTNN
- a CDS encoding DegV family protein yields the protein MRTAIVTDSASYLSAADIKKYHIFVVPITVIFGQQTYLENVEMTSKEFYERMRTAPELPSTTQITLGQMQQMYDQLAADGYDAVISIHLSSGITSFITNLESYLPNVTNIKVYPFDSLITAAGEANMALLAAKLIAAGKTPEDVIEQLQHLRDTTEVYFVVDNLSHLVRTGRLSNASRLVGNLLRIKPVLTFEDGKIVAIEKERTMRRAYAAIKAKLAAAIEATDYPLRITIVNGNNPKLQAAWVADISESFPDLTIDQSEIGPVVGVHVGEGVMGLFWAKDWEKWPE
- a CDS encoding type II toxin-antitoxin system RelB/DinJ family antitoxin codes for the protein MTTQKQKIQVSIDSDLSEEVDRILVALGMNSTTLINALYQQIAATGSVPFEVSLSQREKLNLKIKTLSKQRPLRVIEAPSKLDEYYDDDDEY
- a CDS encoding helix-turn-helix domain-containing protein — its product is MSIFAERLKKAMQQAQITSAQLAKTTGIGRSSISQWLSSKYVAKHDKVVTLAQALDVEPEWLLGATVPAAAAPAVAATPAIAPELAILWEQLDATGHKKLLKKARKLVAKAEVPTGKKKGKKKKKHQA